A window of Sulfurovum riftiae contains these coding sequences:
- the mltB gene encoding lytic murein transglycosylase B produces MKRLLSLVLLSMILSTLVWAKDYTKKREVRVFIDRMVKHYHFKRSYLNSLFSHVKFQKRALAIYVPSLRPKWKPPKKYKKQGSWDRYEEIFLKDVKVDKGVEYMHKYRETFRRAYKKYGVQPEYIAAIIGVESHYGANTGKYPVLDTLTTLAFEKNRRQRFYRSELKEFLLMTRREKVNPRNVKGSFAGAIGLGQFMPSNYRTFVVDFNKDGKKRMHSPEDAIGSIAYYFKRHGWRRGQPVAVRVSYPGKRFTGRRTGYKYKYSRASLKNISPKWHFDYHGKVHLIKLKRYGFDELWYGAHNFYVITRYNHSSYYAMAVYQLAEKIKKEYKKKYGHYLR; encoded by the coding sequence ATGAAACGTCTGCTGTCTTTAGTACTGCTTTCCATGATACTCTCCACTTTGGTGTGGGCCAAGGACTACACCAAAAAACGCGAAGTTCGGGTCTTCATTGACCGGATGGTGAAGCATTACCACTTCAAGCGTTCCTACCTGAACAGCCTTTTTTCCCATGTGAAGTTCCAGAAGCGGGCACTTGCCATCTATGTACCTTCGCTGCGGCCAAAATGGAAACCGCCCAAAAAGTATAAGAAACAGGGGTCGTGGGACCGCTACGAAGAGATCTTTCTCAAGGACGTGAAAGTGGACAAAGGTGTGGAATACATGCACAAATACCGCGAAACGTTCAGGCGTGCCTATAAGAAATACGGTGTGCAGCCCGAGTACATCGCAGCGATCATCGGTGTGGAAAGCCACTATGGAGCCAACACCGGAAAATACCCTGTACTCGATACTTTGACCACCCTGGCATTCGAAAAGAACAGAAGACAAAGATTCTACCGCTCCGAACTCAAAGAGTTCCTTCTGATGACACGCAGAGAGAAGGTCAATCCGCGAAATGTCAAAGGCTCCTTTGCCGGTGCCATTGGCCTGGGGCAGTTCATGCCGAGCAACTACAGGACCTTTGTCGTCGATTTCAACAAAGACGGGAAGAAAAGAATGCATAGTCCCGAAGATGCCATCGGAAGCATCGCCTACTATTTCAAACGCCATGGCTGGCGCAGAGGACAGCCTGTCGCTGTACGTGTCTCCTACCCCGGCAAGCGTTTTACGGGAAGAAGAACGGGTTATAAGTACAAATACAGCCGTGCCTCACTCAAAAATATCTCTCCCAAATGGCATTTCGACTACCACGGAAAGGTGCATCTTATCAAACTGAAGCGTTATGGTTTCGATGAACTCTGGTACGGGGCGCACAACTTCTATGTCATCACGCGTTACAACCACAGCAGCTACTATGCGATGGCGGTCTACCAGTTGGCAGAAAAGATCAAGAAAGAATATAAAAAGAAGTATGGTCACTATCTGAGATAA